From Daucus carota subsp. sativus chromosome 6, DH1 v3.0, whole genome shotgun sequence:
taaatttaagattattccaacaatcaACCCCTTAATCTTAAATTTGTGATCCGCCCGTCTGGCTTTCAACTTAACCCGTCTGGCTGGCCCGTCTGGCCTTTTGTTTTGCCCGTCTGGCATGTCTTATTTGCCCGTCTGGCATTTTTTTTTTGCCCGTCTGGCACGCCACTCTGTCTATAACAAAGCTGGTTCATCATCCTCGACCTGTGCGAGGTTCACTTCTTGTTTCTGTTCTTTGTCTCGTCGATATTTATAACATTCTGCAGCGTAGTGTCCAAAGATGTTGCAGTTATAGCATTTTATTTTACTCTTGTCACGTCCATCATTTTTGCCGTATGATCCTTCACGGCCTCTTGCCTTCCATTTCTGAGTTAGAAGCAGCTGATTCCCATTATCTTCAACATGCCCACGAACCCTCTCTTCATGAGCTTTTAGCCTCCCAATTAGCTCTTCGACAGTCATTGTCTTGAGATTACCAAATTGTTCTATCGTAGAAGCAATTTGTACAAACTTGTGTGGGAGAGCACGCAATATTTTTTTCACCACGTAGGACTCTTCCATCGGTTCACCCAGAGTGCGTATGTTCGTCACAATACCACCTAGCTTCATGTAAAACTCGTCCAAACTCTCTGTCTCCTTCATGGACAGAGCCTCAAACTCAGACCTGAGTGTCTGCACCTTTGCCTCTTGAACTCTTTCTGCCCCCATAGACATAGTCTTTATTGCTTCCCACGCCACTTTAGCCGTTTTCTTACCGGCCAGAGTTAACATAAACTCCTCTGGAATGCCTTGATAAATTGCTGCCAGCGCCATTTTATCCATCCGTGTTGTTACATCAACCTTCGGGTCACTAGGCTCCACAGCCTCCCAAACTCCCTGAGCTTCCATGAAGACCTGCATCTTCATTGACCACGCCGTGTAGTTGGATTTTGACAACATCGGATAGGTTATACTCACTGTTCCCTCCTTGACTTTTGATGCCTCCATAGTCATCACCCTCGACATATATTTTGGCATAaacaacctcgctctgataccacgtgTAGAACTAATACATAAACTCACACACACCTGTATGTATATAAAACTGAGGAACGTAAAACCTTGTTCATATTATTTCATGCAACCTACAAAAACCATATATATAGCAATACAACTAGATGCTAAGAACTAGGAAGTACTCAAAACAAACTCTACTGGAAACAAACTCCTAAGCTAACTCCACTACTTTATTCCTCCTGCACTACGCCAACTTCAGATTTATCACTTCTACCTACATACCAGCTATTTGATTTATCACTTCTGCCTACATACcaactatatttaattaaaacaaataattaataacacctaaatttaagattattccaacagtTCCTACACACTGCAGCCATGCCTTTTCGATGCGTTGCATTTCTTCTTCATGTaggtttttcttttgtttttagtCATCTGATTGTTAGTGCACTCATTTTTTACATCGAGAGACGATTTGTGATGAAGAACCTTAAGGCTCTTTACTTTGTTTTGGCTTTGAAATCAAGTGTGCAGTACTTCTTTTGCTTTTCATCGATTCTTCTGTCAGCTTGGTTTTTGTTTACCAAACCTGCAggaatgaataattttttaattaatctacTTATGAGTACAATCACTATTTGTGTGATTGCCTCTGTAATGTCGATTATAAAGATTGTGATTTTGAGGGCATTGGATTGTCGTTTTCGTGACAAGAATTTCTTCCTCAACATGCAAGATGTTATATTTCATGAGTATGTTCTTCAGACGCTATTGAGACCTTCAAGAGGATCTAACTTTTCTGATAATGGTGCTATTAGAGCTAAACTAATATGGATCAAAGCAATATGTGCTCATATGCTGCTCCTCAGAGGTGCGAGGTTACATACCATTTGCCATGCACTTGAAAAGACTGATCTAGATGACGAGCATCAAGTGCAAAATGATGGTCGTgtgatttttaataatttaacaaaCAACGAGCCAAGGTATGTAAATAGAAAAGCCTTTGTTACATTTTACCAACTATCCCTCATTGTTTTGCCTATGAACTTGATACAGATTTGCTATGTAAAAGTtgataaactatattttgactAGGGATATAAATGAGACCGATCTTTTACGGCTCATGAAAAAAGAAGACCTAGAAGATGTACTGCAATTGTTTGAAGGAGccatcaaaacaaaaggaattagTGAAGAATCTTTCCGGAAGTGGATGGTAAGTAACCTAATTTATAACTTGAGATTATGTATAAactgtatttttgttcatatttaggaatataaaattcatttctaGAGAATGGAGAGACCTGAATATATATCGCTTACAAAGATTTATTTTTAGGCACTTTCcaaaaatttcattattaatattgGAGTAACCGATGGCTTATATTCTAGCTATTTGCCCATCTCACAATCAATATGGGACAACTCCTAAGAATTTCTCTGTTCACACATCGGCTCAACATTTGATATTTGTGAAATTATCTGCTTATTAATTAGCTTTTTGCCCTTCTTACAACTGATGTGAGACAGCTCCTACCAATCTCCTCTTTCACATATCGGGCTCGACACCTGTCGAACACTGCCTCTTGATCGATGTGTGATCTGGCTCCCTTCTACTGGAAGTCGGTCTAGCTATCTGCTCCCCTAGGCTCATATTGGAAGGTCCACTTGCCTCATCTTTAAGCTCATCCTCAGTAATCGAGCTACCTCTTCTTAGGCCCGTTCTAGAGCTCATGTAAGATTGTTACGGACCGTCATAACCTGATACCATTTATTGGGCTTGCTAAACAAGCCTAACTCCATAATTTGTATGATATTGTTCGCTTTGGGCCTAACCCGCACGGTTTTGATTTCGGGCACCTCTCAAAAGATCTAATACTTTTGGAGTTATCAGCATGGGGTCGACACCTGTCGAATACTGCCTCCTATTGTGTTATCTGGCTCCCTCTAAGCCTATATCGAAAGTCCGTCTAGTTAGTTATCTTGCTCCCCTAGTCCAAACTGGAAGACCCACTTGCCTTATCCTTAAGCCCATCCGCTTCTTCTTGCTCTCATTCTGGAGCCCACGTGAGCTTGTCATGCATGGACTGTTTCAACCTGGCCCTGATGCCATTTGTTGAGCTATTTAGGCGAGCCTATAGTATGATATTGGCCGTGCTCGCACAAATTTGTTTTTGGGCACTTCCCAAAAAGGTCTCGTATTATTAGAGTTATCTAACATCTTATATTCTAGCTATCTGTCCCTCCCAACTAATGTGCGACAACTCCTAACGATAGGTTTTGATCTTTATCTGACATCTTAAATTTTAGATGAGCTGCTATTACTTAACACTTTATAGGCCATGGTCAGCCTTCCTGCACAAGGTAAATAGATGGAATTTGTCTACACTTCTAAATCTTACGAGCTTTCCTATTTTAACAGATCACAGTTTACAATAAGCGCAAACTTGTGCTTCAGTCCTTGAACAATACAAGCAATGTAATAGAACAGTTGAATAAACTTGTTTCCGTGAATCtatcatttttggttgctcTCGTGTGGTGCCTTCTAATGGGATTAGGAACAACCAAATTTCTACTGTTCATCTCATCCCATCTGTTGCTGTTGGTACTTTTCTTTGGCGATTATTGCCAAATGATTTGTGAAGGAATTTTACTTGCGATTGTGATGCACCCTTTTGACATAGGTGATCattgtatcattgaaaatgaacAGGTAATGCGATGTCCAACAATTGCTAAGCAgagcatatatattattttctcagTGTCCTGTTCTATATGACCTAATTAATTACTATACAGTTGATGGTTGAAGACATGGGACTTATTAATACAGTTTTCATCAAAGACAACAATGAGAAAGTGAATTGTCTGAATTCTGTGTTACTCACCAAATCCATCATCAATTTAAACCGGAGCTCTAAGTTGAAAGACACCTTTGAGCTTCTTGTCAGTAGCACGACTACCTCTGAGACCATTGCAACTCTCAAGCTTAAAATAGCAAAGTATGTGAATTCGACTCTATCTTACACATGTTCTAAATTTCAATAGCTCTATATacattattgaatatttaaaagtGCAGATCAACTGAACATTCATCATATAAAGTTCGGAATGCAATTATTAACAAAATGTATGTAGTTTAGGTTACTTGGAAGCAAGCCAGAAAGTTGGTGTGATGAGCACAGTTTCGACCTTAAAGGGACAGACAATGTCACACATAAATATAATCTTCAGATCAGTTATGCCACACATTTTCAGAACTACGAGGAGATGAATTACCGAAGATCTGAGCTTGTTCTTAAACTGAGAAAGCTTTTAGAAGAGCTTGATATAAAGAATTTCACCATACAATAGGTATTTTGGGCAGCTGAAAACACATTAAAATATCTATTAGACTCCAAAAATTTTACATGAATTGTTTCAATGTATCCTAAGGAATTCTAAATTTGTACCCTAATGTTTGTAATGAACAATTTTATCTGTGTTAATGTTTCATTATTTGGGCCCTTTGACTTatcttaaaagaaatattaaaaaaaaaaacttttcatTCATGTTCTtggataaaattttgtatttacaaCTTATtaggtaaaaaaattattaatacaataacaaaatattataaattatctttgaAAGTGATCAAAAAATTAAGTTACAattcaaaaaaacaaataagtcagATTTTCAATGATTTATAAGTCAAAACTTGACTTATAACTTTTTGCACAAATGAGTAGCAGGTGCAAACAAGCTCATTCCGACTTATATGCCACCGGGATGTGTATGTTGATCAAGACTGTGATCTTGCCGTTGTTGGATAGTCGTTTTATGACAAGGATTTCTTCCGGCAAATTCAAGATGAAATCTCTCAAGAGTTTGTTATTAGGATGTTCATTATTcattattactccctccctcccttttattttaaattatgcaaatttgatttttaatagtCAAATTTGACAAAAGTTTGActaaactttatatatattatatagagttaagttccatgtagtccacatatttatttactgtagtaccgtagaacACGTATGTTCAGCAactggcataaaaacattgcaaaatatatgaaacttcttattttgtgaaatacattctataaatatcactatttcatgaaaaatattgaaaatcatttatgttcgacaagtagaacacatatgttctgtaatatataaatatgttctgcaaacttaacatgttttgcagaataatgcgtttttcactatttaacttgtagaatgtttaggattgtcaaaatttttaacaaaataatgatttttatagaacatgatttgcaaaataacacattttgcaatgttttttatgccattctatagttgcagaacatacgtggtctacggtactaaaGTAAATCTGTGGAcaacatggaactttgttcatattatataattgaaaaaatattaaaaaattatatcattataaaatatacaatctattttaaaatgtaaattttcaggtttttaaactaataaaaaaattgttcttAATCTTTGCTTAAATAATAGTCAATCAATATAGTTATATAAAGAGAAGTGAGAGGCGTATAAGTGACGTgtctcagatagctccgttctatttttctaatttacaggaatttttgtatgaaaatatcaataataaaaactaTCTTTTTTTGTTtcgtatatatttgaagcaagtttcagaactacctttttacgatagagatgattggccaataagagtaagagtttgtctgatttgggagtcgacaaatccaaacacgggagaagaatatggTCTTGACATGACATTGATGGATGAAAAGGTTAATAAATTAACCGTTAGCGATGCATGTTTGACTAAAAAAAATTGGGCGAAACCGACCGCCTAAAACCGACCAACGCGAAAAAGTGTCGAGTTAAAACCGATCGGCCTAAATCGGTCGGTTTAGATAAGAACGACGTTGTTTTGTCATGCTGGCCAGACTCCGACTTATTTAAACCTGCCGAATTcatatcggtcggttttacagTTGACGTGGCTAGATCATAACCAACAAATTTgtttgttattcttttataatatttgttttattcatcaaacatgtttgttgttaatttttatatggtttgttttgtatatagaaaaatattattcatgcaacacTTCCACAATATTTGTTTGCTCGGTTCAAGCACCTTTTAAGTGAAGGTGTAAGGTCGATAATTATAGACCACGATCTCATGAATTTATATTAATGTTTGttttttattctacaaatattaattttaaatcatcaatataatttttataaaccgtcgcaacgcgcggtttATCAACTAGTTTGATCACTGAAAAACAAAAGTGGACAACTTGAAAATTAGGGATGGTGGGAGTATCTGGCAAGTCTAACAACACTACAACAGTACTAGCTCTGAGAGCTCAACTGCAATGTATCAAAGGAGCATTTGGTTATATGCTTCTTCAGATGTACCATTTGTGATGCTTTTGCAGATATTAACTCTGACATACGAAGATCATCTAGTTGAAAAACTTATTACAATGGTTTTCAAGAATTTAACGAACAATAGCTTAGGTGGAAAATAGTGATAATATAACATTTTAACATACCTTCCAcccttatattttcttttttctgtttttcctttgaattcaatttatttattttggtaaATTTTAATGTTGACGAGATATACAAGAAACCGACCTTTTGGGCATCATGAAGAAAGAAGACATAGCGATTGTCCTTCAGTCGTCTGAAGGAGCTGCAGAAACACCGAGCATTATTACCGAAACATTTAAGGAAGCGGATGGTAATCTAGTAAAATATTTATGCTGTGTTCAATCTCCCAAAACTGTATTTCCTTTCACTGTGTTTCCTGGAATTGTCTGGTCACTACAGGAAAACAGGACATAACCGACCaccaaaatcggtcggttatgaaCGAAATCGGTCGATTATAagcctaaaaccgaccgataacAGTGGTCGGTTAAACCTTGGTCGGTTACGTCAATTGGTCGTGTTTAACCCATAGAACCGACCGAAGgggtggtcggttatgtgctgTTGTATTCCCAGAAAAATGGGCCCACTTGTTGCCACCTGTCACCACGTGGCAACACGTGTCAGAACACGTCAGAAGCGAgccttaaaaccgaccgacagaAGTGGTCGGTTATGTTCCTTTTTCATTGTTGACTTTGACATAAAACCGACCGTGGTCAAACCTTCTGACACGGTCGGTTATATCCGGTCGGTTATGACATGGTCGGTTTTAAAACAGTACGCTTGGTAATTTTTAAAACCGACCAccacataaccgaccgtggcAGAAAGGaagtggtcggttttctgggagAGTGATCAAGAATGTGGTCGGTTTTATACTAAGGTGGTCGGTTTTATGGTCATATTATGGTAAAAAACGGTCGGTTATAATCAccatcggtcggttttctgggcaacttttgaaaaaaaaaattgcaggtTCTGCAGTAACAGTTGCCAGTCCAAACATATACATGTACCAACAACCAAACATATACCAGTTACCAATCATGTACCAACAACCAAACATATACATTAatccaaacacaaacacaaacattaaattctaattaatcATTCAATATATACATTCCAAACTTTAATCCAAACTACATTTAAGTTCAAAGTACCAccacaaacacaaacattaaAAAGTTTCAACGTAACCAAATTGTCACATAATTCATCACAAGTTTAGGAAATATATGAACTAGTTGGACAAGGAAATATTTACATTCATTTTGCTTTATTTTTTACTTGTTCATCACATCATAATATTCTCTATATATAGCACAGACACTCAAACAATCATTTCTTATAAGAATTTCGTTATATCATAAGTTTTAAGGTATTATGGATAGTTCTCTACCTGGTTCTTATGGATATTTAGCGCTAGCATTCAACTCAGGAGATTGCCCTTTTGGTTAATTGTCCTGATGCATAACATCATCTGCTCTTAAATGTCCAAGAAATAAAGcataaaaaaaactgaaaaaccaaaaccgagccgaaaaaccgaaaaaccaagcCGACAAAAACCGGAAAAAACCATAACCGAACCGATATaacggttacggttttacccctaaaaccgaaccgaaaaaccgaaccgtttatataatatataataaaaatataatatttattatatataacatattatatatatatatatatatttatatatgtgctacaatatattaattatatattttagtaagagaaattgatataataagtatataaatatttttctaaaattaataaaagtattaaatttgtatagtagtTTCTAATCGTATAAAAACcggaaaaaaaccgaaaccgacccacggttaaccgaaccgaaaaaaaccgtttgaaacggttcggttacggtttctgcctaaaaaccgaaccgaaccgaaatacacggttcggtaacgattttaggtagaaaccgagccgaaccgacctGTGCACACCCCTAAAGGACATCAATGAAAATGTGAATTTTCCGAATCCATTACTAATCACTAAGGCCGCTTTCACTTAAATGAAATGGAATGCAGGGAGAAAGGAATGAATTTTGTTCCTTGAATTAGAGATAATGGGAGAAAATGTCtacaattttcattccttcaatcattccattccaaCTATTTAAACTAGAAATTCAACCTACATATTTTGGAAATAATACTCATTCCACTTCTTTGTCATGTTTCCCTAAGATTCCCATCATAAGAAATTTAGGCTTAcgatcatatttaattattattatcatgcatgCTTTCTTCTTTTTCCATAAAACTTCTTTATAATTTTCCATTAAAAATCATCATCATTCCATTTCATTCAAGTGAAACCAACCTAAGTCTATTAGCAATTTGAACCGGAGCTTAGAGCTGAAGGAAACTTTACAGCTTCTTGTCGGAAGTACGACTTCCACTAGGACCATATATTGCAGCTTTGAAGCTTAAAATAAATGAGTACTGCATTTTCACCTATTTCTAATTAATCTCAACGATTTCCATGTCATGATGAACTTTACGTGTTCTGGATTCTTATCTTATTTTGTAAACTCTAGACTACTAGATAACAACTATTACTAATCTTGATCCCTGTAGATTACTTAGAATATTATCTCCCACGGGGATGGTTAAATTGTATTAGTAATGACATTGCGTAAAATTTGTCAAACCCTGCAAGTCGTAAGACATTATGATTTGATGGTATTTgctataatggttggctatatttcaaaattaatatgttattaatattttagtttgttataaATAGAGTATATCActtcaatatagtaataaacAACATGGAATCTTATTTATTACAGGTGTGTAGAGtctcgacaaatatagtcaacaTGAGGAGGTTGACTATATTGATAGACgggcaatgctagagaccccaaattttttccccaaaatttgTTACCAAATGATGTGGCTAACAAGTGGCGAAatttgattgggtgattgatgaatctgcagggggtGCCTCATTATTATGGGAATGAATGCAACCAATGAGATTTCGCCATGTCATTTGGGAAAAATTTTTGGGATAAATATTTGGGGTCGCTAGCATTTTTCCATTGATAGACAAGGGGAGTGTATTAatattggagttgagttttttttttaaacaatctGTAATTTTTTTGCATATAGTAtgtattaatgatttttaatcAAGGTTTCTACATGGCCGTAGATACTTTTAAAAGTAATCTCGAAAGTTTTGGCAGGCTGCATAGAACTGTTTTGGCAGGAATAGAGGATCAATTTAACACATATATGCCATCTCCTGATAATCAGTGGAAGAAAATTTCGGAACTACGTGGAGAAGTACCCAAAGATTTGAGCTTGTTCTTAGGCCGAGAAAACTATTTAAAGACCttgaaaactaaaaaaaattataccctTCAATAAGTTGGGGAATGCTTATTGAATAAATTTGTTGTGATCATGTTGGGCTAACCACTGTGCATGGTTATTATATAATTACTAACATACATTTTGTGACGCATACAAAGTTATCAGTCTTTCTTAAAGATTCAAAGTTAACTTTTAATGAAGTACCCCCAAAGTATAAGTGTCTTAGAGGCAAAAATCGAGAATAGCACAAAGATGGCCCAACTTCCACTACTGTTTGCTCCACAAAAATCTAGGGTGTATGAGAAGAGAGAAGtaagaaaagaaataaagaaCGAGAAGTTGAACTTAGGCTGTGTTCACTGTTGGATTTTTGTTTTATAGAACCAATAAAATAAGAAGATATTTGTGAAATCTTTTTAtatctttaaatatttaatatttaaagcaGATGAGAAAATAAAAGCTGCAGATAATGTGTTGGTTTTATTGATGTGAAACTCCTAGATTGAATGACTATATTTATTGAGATagtcataaataaaattaaaactgaGGGAGTTATATTTATTGAGAACacattatatatagagagacGTATTTGTATGTGATGTACAAGAAAAGCTTCTGAGTTTTCTCACGACACAAATGCTATACACAATTATGAAATCTTGTTCCTAAGTAATTAGGAAGGATCCTTCATGCTTTGTTGTATCCTGTAGGAATAATTTCGCTAGTAACCTCTTAGCAAATTGTTAAACAATTGGGGCGAAATAAATCCTTAAAGAAAGCGATAGTATCACGCCTCAAAGCAATTTGTTCTAAATATTTTTGCAGGAAGTTGGTGTTCTAAAATTTCCATCTACCAATTGTTCGGTCAACAAATTTAATAGATAGATAAATGAATATATCATGAATCCCGTCCTGATTAGGGGGTTTTATCGCTACTTGATTATGATTTGACTTTTTAtggttaaattatattttatatatatatttatatattatcatcaTTGTGATTAACTTCTTTTTCGTATAAAAATACCATTGAAACTCAGGCCAGTTTAAGTGTGTTTTGTTGGTCACGGAGATAATTTTTATGGGATTTGAACCAGTATAATGGGGCTGTTTGTTTGACCTTATGCTTTTGGCTTCGGCTTCtgttgacccgtttgtgtaaataagtggAAGCGTTTTAAGGAGCTGAGAATACTCACTTCTCTCTCACAGTTTgtattcttttccaaacactttattaacttatttactttttacttttattacgcttctttagtttaagcaagaagtattttttttaagctAATCAAACGGCCCCAATTCTGTTAACCTACAAACAGATATAACTTCTGGTGCTTCTATCAGGCGTGAAAGAACTCTACCATCAGGTCGAGTTTTCTCAGAACACTAGATCCTAGAACTCGTTAGTGCAGACTCGATCTGCAGATTAATAAATTAGTCTAACaatatattgaaattttcaATCCCCCAAAATTTGTTGGAGCACAAATTTACTGTATCCATATCTCTGGTTAGTGCTTTTTGTGGACGTCTCCAAGAAGGGTATAATACTAGACACTGCTTTGCTTATAAAATATAGCAGACTTTGccttaaataaaaaatgacgAGGAGCAAGCTTTCTTAATCAAACCCAACGTCCGCGAAATTGTATCTTTACCTTAATGCTAATGCATGTTTCTTTAACGTACTTTAATTAGTTCCCTTATCTAAATGGTCTTAGCacacaatatatttttatttcatg
This genomic window contains:
- the LOC108226032 gene encoding mechanosensitive ion channel protein 10-like, with translation MGLGTTKFLLFISSHLLLLVLFFGDYCQMICEGILLAIVMHPFDIGDHCIIENEQLMVEDMGLINTVFIKDNNEKVNCLNSVLLTKSIINLNRSSKLKDTFELLVSSTTTSETIATLKLKIAKLLGSKPESWCDEHSFDLKGTDNVTHKYNLQISYATHFQNYEEMNYRRSELVLKLRKLLEELDIKNFTIQ